In Cygnus atratus isolate AKBS03 ecotype Queensland, Australia unplaced genomic scaffold, CAtr_DNAZoo_HiC_assembly HiC_scaffold_57, whole genome shotgun sequence, a genomic segment contains:
- the LOC126913763 gene encoding LOW QUALITY PROTEIN: PHD finger protein 7-like (The sequence of the model RefSeq protein was modified relative to this genomic sequence to represent the inferred CDS: inserted 1 base in 1 codon) — MGLLCSFQQCFVCGERGATITCTETGCERSFHLPCASEGECVTQFFGRYRSFCWEHRPQQAVQAAPEQDTTCTICMDPVGDSKSYHTMVCPACSHAWFHRGCIQELAIHTDNHRIKCPVCRNRXEFRSEMSIMGIRGIRVPVRGPAWENNNASASLQERCRRCTARECLYPQGREQAEGQGPWQLLLCRSCAAEGTHRRCSNLTNSAGTWECDSCAGVGTSSQAALWPLQGILVTDSRRRERGPDDDPPCTLGTRHL; from the exons ATGGGGCTGCTGTGTTCTTTTCAGCAATGCTTCGTTTGTGGCGAGCGAGGGGCCACCATCACCTGCACGGAGACGGGCTGTGAACGCAGCTTCCATCTCCCCTGCGCCTCGGAGGGAGAATGTGTCACCCAGTTCTTTGGGCGGTACAG gtccttctgctGGGAGCACCGCCCTCAgcaggcagtgcaggcagctCCAGAGCAGGACACCACCTGCACCATCTGCATGGACCCTGTGGGGGACAGCAAGTCCTACCACACCATGGTGTGCCCAGCCTGCAGTCACGCCTGGTTCCACCGGGGCTGCATCCAG gaactgGCCATACACACAGACAATCACCGCATCAAGTGCCCCGTCTGCAGAAACA GGGAGTTTCGTTCAGAAATGTCCATCATGGGGATCCGAGGGATCCGAGTCCCAGTCAG AGGACCAGCCTGGGAGAACAACAACGCCTCTGCATCGCTGCAAGAGAGGTGCCGGCGCTGTACTGCCAGGGAATGCCTTTACCcacaaggcagggagcaggcggAGGGACAGGG gccctggcagctgctcctgtgccGCTCCTGCGCTGCCGAAGGCACCCACCGGCGCTGCTCCAACTTGACCAACAGCGCAGGCACCTGGGAGTGCGACAGCTGCGCTGGCGtgggcaccagcagccaggcagcactgTGGCCATTACAAGGGATCCTGGTGACTGACAGTAGAAGACGGGAGAGAGGACCGGACGACGATCCGCCATGTACTTTGGGCACCAGGCACCTTTAA